A region of the Longimicrobium sp. genome:
GCGGCAAGAAAGCTCCGGCGAGAGCAAGCGGGTCCGGATCCGTACGTGTTGGAAGAAGCATTAGACGATCTCAAGGACACACTAGAGCGTGACGCCCTCTTCGCGGAGCTGCCGCAGCACCTCCAGCGGCGGCGCCTGTGGATCCTCGGCGACGAGCTCGCGCAGCCGCTGCGTGACGCGTTCGGGAAGCGGCGGACGCCCGACGCGGCGGGCGCTATGCGCTCGCTTGTCGTCGGGCTCCTTGACGGGCGGCTCCTTCGCGATCCGCTGCACGGAACGCACGGAGATGCCCATCTGTGCTGCGATGTCCTTCGTAGAGAGGCCCGACTGCACCAGGGCCTGTACGGCGTGTCTGTCGATAATCCGGATCATCCTCCCTCGCCTGCCGGCGGTGGGCAGCAGCCCTGCACGGAACGGCGAAAAAGATAGGTTCAGTGATCCTGGAGCGCGCCAGAGTTTAGAGAGGATAGGCGACAGAGTTTCGGGAACTCACAGCTTGGGTGCCGGCGGGATTGCTGACGAGGGGGGCGGCTGCTGTCGTCCCTCATCGCTCAGGCGGGGCACA
Encoded here:
- a CDS encoding helix-turn-helix domain-containing protein, whose protein sequence is MIRIIDRHAVQALVQSGLSTKDIAAQMGISVRSVQRIAKEPPVKEPDDKRAHSARRVGRPPLPERVTQRLRELVAEDPQAPPLEVLRQLREEGVTL